Proteins encoded by one window of Grus americana isolate bGruAme1 chromosome 7, bGruAme1.mat, whole genome shotgun sequence:
- the SLC35G1 gene encoding solute carrier family 35 member G1 isoform X1: MVLCQGGEAAAVPAAGGKEPEVPPSQEDGAGTGQPCLCPAPGMEAAGTEESRVCGCCSGLSSPRCCKALGTKKKAACPGLGLVYTVLSAFLFSVASLFLKKIEDVHSVEVSAFRCVFQMAFVLPGLIYYKTGFLGPKGKRIFLFFRGFLGSSAMILLYYAFQVMPLADATVITFSSPVFTSLLAWIFLKEKYSIWDLLFTLFAVTGVILIARPPFLFGSKVAGIEGSYTDHLKGTIAAITSTVSSASTFVILRKVGKSVHYFVSVWYYAVIGLIGCVIALFVMNEWRLPHCGKDRVLLILIGLLGLGGQIFLTKALQIEKAGPVAIMKTMDVVFAFILQILFLNHLPTWWTVGGALCVVASSSGTAIRKWRQTLKKAKQNEI; this comes from the exons ATGGTGCTGTGTCAGGGCGGTGAGGCCGCCGCTGTTCCGGCAGCTGGCGGGAAGGAGCCGGAGGTGCCGCCGAGCCAGGAGGACGGTGCGGGTACGGGGCAGCCTTGCCTGTGCCCGGCGCCCGGCATGGAGGCGGCGGGCACTGAAGAAAGCCGCGTTTGTGGCTGCTGCTCGGGCTTGTCCTCGCCGCGCTGCTGCAAGGCACTCG gaacaaagaagaaagctgCCTGTCCGGGACTTGGTCTTGTTTATACCGTACTGTCTGCCTTCCTTTTCTCAGTGGcctctttatttcttaaaaaaatagaagatgtACATTCAGTGGAAGTGAGTGCATTTCGATGTGTTTTCCAAATGGCATTCGTTCTTCCTGGCTTAATATACTACAA aacagGGTTTTTGGGACCAAAAGgtaaaagaatttttcttttcttccgaGGATTCCTTGGCTCTAGCGCAATGATTCTTCTCTACTATGCTTTCCAAGTCATGCCACTAGCTGATGCCACTGTTATAACTTTTAGCAGTCCTGTTTTTACGTCATTGCTGGCATGGATCTTTCTCAAAGAGAAGTACAGTATTTGGGATCTTCTGTTTACCCTCTTCGCAGTCACTGGAGTGATTCTTATTGCCAGACCACCATTTCTGTTTGGGTCAAAAGTTGCAGGGATTGAAGGAAGTTACACAGATCACCTTAAAGGAACTATAGCAGCAATTACGAGCACAGTATCTTCAGCTTCGACTTTTGTTATACTAAGGAAGGTGGGCAAATCTGTGCATTATTTTGTGTCAGTTTGGTATTATGCAGTCATTGGTTTAATTGGATGTGTTATAGCATTGTTTGTTATGAATGAATGGCGTTTACCACATTGTGGTAAAGATAGAGTTCTTCTAATATTAATAGGcttgttagggttagggggtcAGATATTTCTCACAAAAGCATTACAGATAGAGAAAGCTGGACCTGTAGCCATAATGAAAACAATGGATGtggtgtttgcttttattttacaaattctttttctcaatCATCTACCAACTTGGTGGACTGTGGGTGGTGCTCTTTGTGTAGTAGCTAGTAGTTCTGGAACTGCCATTCGTAAGTGGCGACAAACCTTGAAAAAAGctaagcaaaatgaaatctaa
- the SLC35G1 gene encoding solute carrier family 35 member G1 isoform X2: protein MYFQGTKKKAACPGLGLVYTVLSAFLFSVASLFLKKIEDVHSVEVSAFRCVFQMAFVLPGLIYYKTGFLGPKGKRIFLFFRGFLGSSAMILLYYAFQVMPLADATVITFSSPVFTSLLAWIFLKEKYSIWDLLFTLFAVTGVILIARPPFLFGSKVAGIEGSYTDHLKGTIAAITSTVSSASTFVILRKVGKSVHYFVSVWYYAVIGLIGCVIALFVMNEWRLPHCGKDRVLLILIGLLGLGGQIFLTKALQIEKAGPVAIMKTMDVVFAFILQILFLNHLPTWWTVGGALCVVASSSGTAIRKWRQTLKKAKQNEI, encoded by the exons atgtattttcaag gaacaaagaagaaagctgCCTGTCCGGGACTTGGTCTTGTTTATACCGTACTGTCTGCCTTCCTTTTCTCAGTGGcctctttatttcttaaaaaaatagaagatgtACATTCAGTGGAAGTGAGTGCATTTCGATGTGTTTTCCAAATGGCATTCGTTCTTCCTGGCTTAATATACTACAA aacagGGTTTTTGGGACCAAAAGgtaaaagaatttttcttttcttccgaGGATTCCTTGGCTCTAGCGCAATGATTCTTCTCTACTATGCTTTCCAAGTCATGCCACTAGCTGATGCCACTGTTATAACTTTTAGCAGTCCTGTTTTTACGTCATTGCTGGCATGGATCTTTCTCAAAGAGAAGTACAGTATTTGGGATCTTCTGTTTACCCTCTTCGCAGTCACTGGAGTGATTCTTATTGCCAGACCACCATTTCTGTTTGGGTCAAAAGTTGCAGGGATTGAAGGAAGTTACACAGATCACCTTAAAGGAACTATAGCAGCAATTACGAGCACAGTATCTTCAGCTTCGACTTTTGTTATACTAAGGAAGGTGGGCAAATCTGTGCATTATTTTGTGTCAGTTTGGTATTATGCAGTCATTGGTTTAATTGGATGTGTTATAGCATTGTTTGTTATGAATGAATGGCGTTTACCACATTGTGGTAAAGATAGAGTTCTTCTAATATTAATAGGcttgttagggttagggggtcAGATATTTCTCACAAAAGCATTACAGATAGAGAAAGCTGGACCTGTAGCCATAATGAAAACAATGGATGtggtgtttgcttttattttacaaattctttttctcaatCATCTACCAACTTGGTGGACTGTGGGTGGTGCTCTTTGTGTAGTAGCTAGTAGTTCTGGAACTGCCATTCGTAAGTGGCGACAAACCTTGAAAAAAGctaagcaaaatgaaatctaa